AAACGGGGCGCCGCAGCGCCCCGTTTTGTTTGGCTCAGAATGACCTCCTGGATGAAAAAGATCAGTTATTCATCGCCTCGAAGAAGTCACCGTTATTTTTACTATATTTGAGCTTGTCGAGCAGGAATTCCATAGCGTCCATTGTGCCCATCGGGGCAAGGACACGGCGGAGCACCCACATTTTCGACAATGCAGAGCGGTCCACAAGCAACTCTTCCTTACGTGTGCCTGACTTTGTGATGTCAATCGCCGGGAAGGTGCGCTTATCGGCCAGTTTGCGATCAAGGATAAGCTCGGAGTTACCCGTGCCCTTGAATTCCTCAAAAATGACCTCGTCCATGCGGCTTCCCGTATCGATCAGAGCGGTCGCGATGATGGTCAGGGATCCGCCCTCCTCAACATTACGGGCGGCGCCGAAGAAACGTTTGGGCCGCTGAAGGGCGTTGGCATCGACACCACCTGTCAGCACCTTACCTGATGAGGGCACGACCGTATTATAGGCACGCGCCAAACGGGTGATGGAATCGAGCAGAATGACAACGTCGCGCTTATGCTCAACGAGGCGCTTGGCTTTCTCAAGCACCATTTCCGTCACCTGCACATGTCGCGTCGCGGGCTCATCAAAAGTGGAGGAGACAACCTCACCCCGTACGGAGCGGGCCATATCCGTCACTTCCTCCGGACGCTCATCAATCAGAAGAACGATGAGGAACACTTCCGGATGATTGGCGGAGATGGACGCCGCGATGCTTTGCAGCATCACCGTCTTACCCGTGCGCGGCGGCGCGACGATAAGCGCGCGCTGACCTTTACCGATCGGTGAGACAAGGTCGATCACGCGCGAGGTAAAATCGCGCTGGTCCTTCTTGCCCTTGCCATTTCCGTTGCCGCTGCCGTTCGTTTCCACCGCACCGACATGCTCAGACTCCATTTTGAGGGGCTGGGTCGGGAAAAGCGGCGTCAGATTATCGAAGTTGATCCGCTGACGGACGGAGTCAGGACTTTCAAAATTGATCGCATTGACTTTAATGAGCGAGAAATAACGCTCACCATCCCGTGGTGCGCGAATCTGACCCTCAACCGTGTCCCCGCCGCGCAGACCGTAACGGCGCACCTGGGTCGGCGAGATATAGATATCATCAGGGCCCGGAAGGTAATTTGCCTCGGGAGATCGCAGAAACCCGAAACCGTCGGGAAGAATTTCGAGCGTCCCTTCACCGAAAATTGCCTGATCATTATCCGCCAAAGTCTTCAGAATGGCGAAGATAATGTCCTGCTTTCGCATGGACGAGGCGTTCTCGATCTGAAGTTCTTCAGCATCGGCTAAAAGGTCGGCTGGTGATTTCTTTTTAAGTTCAGCAAGATGCATGGATGCGCCTTAATGGGCTGATGGGAGACGGAGCATAGCAGCGGGTCGCGCCATGATCGGGATGGCCAATTGACGGTGATAATCGGCGGCCCGGATGACATCTGCTTTGCACAGAGATTAAGGCACGCGTTATCGGGGATTATGTCAAAGGGGACCGCGCGGCCGATCGACCGGCGGTTACCAAATTCACGTAACCTACTTGGCATGATTTGTCAACCATTCGACAGTGGTAAGAAATGCGTTTGACGTAACTTTCCCAAGCGTGGTTTGACGACACCCGATCCGCCGCTTCAGGATGCGGCTAAACCTTTCAGTTTGATGCGCTTCAACGCGACGTCGCAGCAGGATCCTGGCTGCGTCAGGATGGCGCGGCGTCACGAAAGCTCAGCGCGGCGCGGGCCTGGAAACGCGACATAAAGTCACCCCTTCGGGACTCAAATCCAGACATCCCGGTAAGATGTTGCGGCGTTAAACCATCGTCACCTCCGACAGGCTGCATCAGCTTGTATCGATGCGAATGTACGCGATATAATGGTGTCCGCTTTACCCTGATC
This genomic stretch from Candidatus Kirkpatrickella diaphorinae harbors:
- the rho gene encoding transcription termination factor Rho, which codes for MHLAELKKKSPADLLADAEELQIENASSMRKQDIIFAILKTLADNDQAIFGEGTLEILPDGFGFLRSPEANYLPGPDDIYISPTQVRRYGLRGGDTVEGQIRAPRDGERYFSLIKVNAINFESPDSVRQRINFDNLTPLFPTQPLKMESEHVGAVETNGSGNGNGKGKKDQRDFTSRVIDLVSPIGKGQRALIVAPPRTGKTVMLQSIAASISANHPEVFLIVLLIDERPEEVTDMARSVRGEVVSSTFDEPATRHVQVTEMVLEKAKRLVEHKRDVVILLDSITRLARAYNTVVPSSGKVLTGGVDANALQRPKRFFGAARNVEEGGSLTIIATALIDTGSRMDEVIFEEFKGTGNSELILDRKLADKRTFPAIDITKSGTRKEELLVDRSALSKMWVLRRVLAPMGTMDAMEFLLDKLKYSKNNGDFFEAMNN